The Streptomyces sp. NBC_01275 genome has a segment encoding these proteins:
- a CDS encoding (2,3-dihydroxybenzoyl)adenylate synthase, with protein sequence MTREGFVPWPKEAADRYREAGYWRGRPLGSYLHEWAETYGDAVAVVDGDTRLTYRQLVDRTDGLACRLLDSGLKSGDAMLVQLPNGWEFVTLTLACLRAGIAPVMAMPAHRGHELRYLAAHAEVTSIAVPDRLGDFDHQALGREVAEGTPSVRLLLVAGGTAGTDATDLRALAEPADDPAGARARLDDIAPDSGAIAIFLLSGGTTGLPKLITRTHDDYEYNARRSAEVCGLDADSVYLVALPAGHNFPLACPGILGTLMNGGRVVLARTPEPGKVLPLMAAEGVTVTAAVPAVVQRWIEAVASGRHPAPPALRLLQVGGARLAPEVARRAEPVLGGTLQQVFGMAEGLLNYTRLDDPDEIKIETQGRPMCPDDEILVADASDEPVRPGEMGALLTRGPYTPRGYYRATEHNARAFTPDGWYRTGDIVRLHPSGNLVVEGRDKDLINRGGEKISAEEVENLIYRLPGVARVAAVAKADPDLGERVCAVVVVEPGTHLSLESVRAALTTMQVARYKLPEDLLVVEELPLTKVGKIDKKRLRDVVRGKADSVEAV encoded by the coding sequence ATGACGCGTGAGGGATTCGTGCCCTGGCCCAAGGAGGCGGCCGACCGCTACCGCGAGGCCGGATACTGGCGTGGCAGGCCGCTCGGCTCGTACCTTCACGAATGGGCGGAGACCTACGGCGACGCGGTGGCCGTAGTGGACGGCGACACACGTCTGACTTACCGTCAACTCGTCGACAGAACCGACGGATTGGCGTGCCGCCTGCTGGACAGTGGTCTCAAATCCGGGGACGCGATGCTCGTCCAGCTGCCCAACGGCTGGGAGTTCGTCACACTCACCCTTGCCTGTCTGCGGGCTGGAATCGCTCCCGTGATGGCGATGCCCGCGCACCGCGGTCACGAACTGCGCTATCTGGCCGCCCATGCCGAGGTCACCTCGATCGCCGTACCGGACCGACTCGGCGACTTCGACCACCAGGCCCTGGGGCGGGAGGTCGCCGAAGGCACCCCGAGCGTACGGCTGTTGCTCGTCGCGGGTGGCACGGCCGGTACCGACGCCACGGACCTGCGCGCCCTGGCCGAACCGGCCGACGACCCGGCCGGCGCACGTGCCCGGCTCGACGACATCGCCCCGGACAGCGGCGCCATCGCCATCTTCCTGCTCTCCGGCGGTACGACCGGACTGCCGAAGCTCATCACCCGTACCCATGACGACTACGAGTACAACGCCCGCCGCAGCGCTGAGGTCTGCGGCCTCGACGCCGACTCCGTCTACCTGGTGGCGCTGCCCGCCGGACACAACTTCCCCCTGGCCTGTCCCGGCATCCTGGGGACCCTCATGAACGGTGGCCGGGTCGTCCTGGCCCGCACCCCGGAACCCGGCAAGGTGCTGCCGCTGATGGCCGCCGAGGGCGTGACGGTCACCGCCGCCGTACCGGCCGTCGTCCAGCGCTGGATCGAGGCGGTGGCCTCCGGCCGCCACCCCGCCCCGCCCGCACTACGGCTGTTGCAGGTGGGTGGCGCCCGTCTTGCGCCCGAGGTCGCCCGCCGCGCCGAACCCGTGCTCGGCGGCACGCTCCAGCAGGTGTTCGGCATGGCAGAGGGACTGTTGAACTACACGCGCCTCGACGACCCCGACGAGATCAAGATCGAGACACAGGGGCGCCCCATGTGCCCGGACGACGAGATCCTCGTCGCCGACGCCTCCGACGAGCCGGTCCGGCCCGGCGAGATGGGCGCGCTGCTCACCCGCGGCCCGTACACACCACGCGGCTACTACCGGGCCACCGAGCACAACGCCCGAGCGTTCACCCCCGACGGCTGGTACCGCACCGGTGACATCGTCCGGCTGCACCCGTCGGGCAATCTCGTCGTCGAAGGACGAGACAAGGACCTCATCAACCGGGGCGGCGAGAAGATCTCCGCCGAGGAGGTCGAGAACCTCATCTACCGCCTGCCCGGTGTCGCCCGCGTCGCGGCCGTCGCCAAGGCCGACCCCGACCTGGGGGAGCGGGTGTGCGCGGTCGTGGTCGTCGAGCCCGGGACCCACTTGAGCCTCGAATCGGTCCGTGCCGCCCTCACCACCATGCAGGTGGCGCGATACAAGCTCCCGGAAGACCTGCTGGTCGTGGAGGAGTTGCCGCTGACAAAGGTCGGCAAGATCGACAAGAAGCGTCTGCGGGATGTCGTCCGTGGCAAGGCGGACTCCGTCGAGGCGGTGTGA
- a CDS encoding antibiotic biosynthesis monooxygenase, with translation MLKFGQLDESTHFHDQQKEEAGPVTIINTFVAPEGKEDEVVAAWKDDAEYMKRSGSLLSVQLYRGIAGSRLFTNVAVWKSTEHLRAALGTPEFASHLASYPAGTVAYPHLYQKFAVEGVCDGE, from the coding sequence ATGCTCAAGTTCGGCCAGCTCGACGAGTCCACCCACTTCCACGACCAGCAGAAGGAGGAGGCCGGCCCGGTCACCATCATCAACACCTTTGTCGCCCCGGAGGGCAAGGAGGACGAGGTGGTGGCCGCCTGGAAGGACGACGCGGAGTACATGAAGAGGTCGGGGAGCCTCCTCTCCGTGCAGCTGTACCGGGGTATAGCAGGCAGCCGGCTCTTCACCAACGTCGCAGTCTGGAAATCCACCGAGCACCTCCGCGCAGCGCTCGGCACGCCGGAGTTCGCCTCGCATCTGGCGAGCTACCCTGCCGGTACCGTGGCCTACCCGCACCTCTACCAGAAGTTCGCTGTAGAAGGCGTCTGCGACGGGGAATGA
- a CDS encoding alpha/beta fold hydrolase, protein MSPRNLTAPTFARTRLGSGPGLLLAHGAGSSLAGTYGPVLEALAARHTVVGIDYPGSGDTPRSTTPLSVDDLADQLVAAADAEGVDRFAVSGYSLGGPVAIRAATRHPERVTALVLTAAFAHRDNRLALASSIQSKIAASGDRELLAEFQLMMALGAQALESMPAEQLQQTLGYVAAGTVDGSSEQTDLVGQVDVRDDLAGITVPTLVVSTADDRLVSSDLHRRLAETIPGAQLAEIATGHLPMLERTDEWLQLITDFLDKHHA, encoded by the coding sequence ATGTCACCCCGCAACCTCACCGCACCCACCTTCGCCCGCACTCGCCTCGGCTCCGGCCCCGGCCTGCTCCTCGCTCACGGCGCCGGCAGCAGCCTGGCCGGCACCTACGGCCCCGTCCTGGAGGCCCTCGCCGCCCGCCACACGGTCGTCGGCATCGACTACCCCGGCAGCGGCGACACCCCCCGCTCCACCACCCCGCTGTCCGTCGACGACCTCGCCGACCAGCTCGTCGCCGCCGCCGACGCGGAGGGCGTCGACCGCTTCGCCGTGTCCGGCTACTCCCTCGGAGGCCCGGTCGCCATCCGCGCCGCCACCCGCCACCCCGAGCGCGTCACCGCACTCGTCCTGACCGCCGCCTTCGCGCACCGCGACAACCGGCTCGCTCTCGCCTCCTCGATCCAGAGCAAGATCGCCGCGTCCGGCGACCGCGAGCTGCTCGCCGAATTCCAGCTCATGATGGCCCTCGGCGCCCAGGCACTGGAGTCGATGCCGGCCGAGCAACTGCAGCAGACCCTCGGCTACGTCGCCGCCGGTACGGTCGACGGCAGCTCCGAGCAGACCGACCTCGTCGGCCAGGTCGACGTCCGGGACGACCTCGCCGGCATCACGGTCCCCACTCTGGTCGTCTCGACCGCCGACGACCGGCTCGTCTCCAGCGACCTGCACCGCCGGCTCGCCGAGACCATCCCCGGCGCCCAACTCGCCGAAATCGCCACCGGCCACCTGCCGATGCTGGAGCGGACCGACGAGTGGCTGCAGCTCATCACCGACTTCCTCGACAAGCACCACGCCTGA
- a CDS encoding TetR/AcrR family transcriptional regulator, which translates to MKQPLHRRQPTPGNPRVQRTRNRVLAVARELLPQVGPAGLSYALLAERSDVTRQTLYRHWPTRAALLFDLVLEGPDLGTYPEPGSDVREVATAWLKSLRAGVSVPAVRAAALAVTAQADHDPDSARALVRIGEDRYVGFNKLLEPSGIQISDDEFTLLYGPVLARLFLDRGQVTDAFIDAVVAQWLTTLQPSGAQRDSR; encoded by the coding sequence ATGAAGCAGCCCCTCCACCGCCGTCAGCCGACTCCGGGCAACCCGCGCGTGCAGCGCACCCGCAATCGCGTGCTGGCGGTCGCGCGGGAACTGCTGCCTCAGGTCGGACCTGCCGGGCTGAGCTACGCCCTGCTGGCCGAGCGGTCGGACGTCACCCGCCAAACCCTCTACCGGCACTGGCCCACCAGGGCCGCGCTGCTCTTCGACCTCGTCCTCGAAGGCCCCGACCTCGGCACCTACCCCGAACCGGGCAGCGACGTGCGTGAGGTGGCCACCGCCTGGCTGAAGAGCCTGCGCGCCGGCGTCAGCGTGCCGGCCGTGCGAGCCGCGGCCCTGGCCGTCACCGCCCAGGCCGACCACGACCCCGACAGTGCGCGGGCGCTCGTCCGCATCGGCGAAGACCGCTACGTCGGCTTCAACAAGCTGCTGGAGCCTTCGGGCATCCAGATCAGCGACGACGAGTTCACCCTGCTCTACGGGCCCGTCCTCGCCCGCCTCTTTCTCGACCGTGGCCAGGTCACCGACGCCTTCATCGACGCCGTCGTCGCCCAATGGCTCACCACGCTGCAGCCCTCCGGCGCACAGCGGGACTCCCGGTAG
- a CDS encoding amidohydrolase family protein produces the protein MNLRRNISRRRVIEGASAAALVTAAAATMPAALASQEAAPSGQGLPKGNWRIDTHAHYSPDVYNDYLKRYGLLGAITGAYGPWSVDRHLAFMDQYRIQASVLSFGDLQVTVGPVDDRRATARAVNDYAHDLVQTRGDRFGIFAVTPMPDIEGSVAEVDRALGELDLDGICLLTNYKGTYLGDPSFAPLYEILNDRGAYVYVHPTGPENNPAPKLCFGPDIPAGNNVFEYNFDATRAMTSLIYNGVLRDYPNIRWHFTHSGGALPFLAFRLATRHSAFPPFNEVLPEGPLTYMKRMYFDNAQAFTAAQLQPLSSLVPDSHIMFGSDWPATRHLYAADNVETMPFLKGSLPNLKAGDPEPTVDEIYSRRRRIALERNNALEQFPKLKARIRRSGSR, from the coding sequence ATGAACCTGCGACGGAACATCTCGCGTCGAAGGGTGATCGAAGGAGCATCGGCCGCGGCACTTGTCACGGCTGCTGCGGCCACCATGCCTGCTGCCCTGGCCAGTCAGGAGGCGGCACCGTCCGGCCAGGGGCTGCCGAAGGGCAACTGGCGTATCGATACCCACGCGCACTACTCGCCCGACGTGTACAACGACTACCTCAAGCGCTATGGCCTCCTCGGCGCCATTACCGGGGCGTACGGTCCCTGGTCGGTGGATCGGCACCTGGCCTTCATGGACCAGTACCGGATCCAGGCCAGCGTCCTGTCGTTCGGCGACCTCCAGGTGACCGTCGGCCCGGTCGACGACCGGCGCGCCACCGCCCGCGCGGTCAACGACTACGCCCACGACCTCGTGCAGACCCGTGGTGACCGGTTCGGGATCTTCGCGGTCACCCCGATGCCCGACATCGAGGGCTCGGTGGCCGAGGTGGACCGCGCGCTCGGCGAACTGGATCTCGACGGCATCTGCCTGCTCACCAACTACAAGGGCACCTACCTGGGGGACCCTTCGTTCGCGCCTCTGTACGAGATCCTCAACGACCGCGGTGCCTACGTCTACGTCCACCCGACGGGTCCGGAGAACAACCCGGCTCCCAAGCTGTGCTTCGGCCCCGACATCCCGGCCGGGAACAACGTCTTCGAGTACAACTTCGACGCGACCCGCGCGATGACGAGCCTGATCTACAACGGTGTCCTGCGGGACTACCCCAACATCCGCTGGCACTTCACCCACAGCGGCGGGGCACTGCCGTTCCTTGCCTTCCGGCTCGCGACCCGGCACTCGGCCTTCCCGCCGTTCAACGAGGTGCTGCCCGAAGGCCCCCTCACGTACATGAAGCGGATGTACTTCGACAACGCACAGGCGTTCACCGCCGCGCAGTTGCAGCCGCTGTCGTCGCTGGTGCCCGACAGCCACATCATGTTCGGCAGTGACTGGCCGGCGACCCGCCACCTCTACGCGGCCGACAACGTCGAGACGATGCCCTTCCTCAAGGGCAGCCTGCCGAATCTCAAGGCAGGCGACCCCGAACCGACCGTCGACGAGATCTACAGCCGGCGCCGGCGGATCGCTCTCGAGCGGAACAACGCCCTCGAGCAGTTCCCGAAGCTGAAGGCGCGTATACGCCGCTCCGGCTCGCGCTGA
- a CDS encoding glycosyltransferase has protein sequence MKHLADEFSSRDRVTFPGLATDQEVLDFCARCDIFCVLDTVELQSLVTSEAMAAGKPVVAADATALLRLVHPTATAASSCPVLWAPLLTLIELFGDPAARRSLGAAGPRERRQPRQTPYADGIRGPLPPRRWCPAAMTAFLLPLPLSAMESEHDEYAARSGRR, from the coding sequence TTGAAGCATCTGGCGGACGAGTTCAGCAGCCGGGACCGCGTCACCTTCCCCGGCCTCGCAACCGACCAAGAGGTCCTGGACTTCTGTGCCCGCTGCGACATCTTCTGCGTGCTCGACACCGTGGAGCTGCAGAGCCTGGTCACCTCGGAGGCCATGGCAGCGGGCAAGCCCGTCGTCGCGGCCGACGCGACAGCGCTGCTGCGCCTCGTCCACCCAACCGCGACGGCTGCCTCTTCCTGCCCGGTGTTGTGGGCGCCCTTGCTGACCCTCATCGAGTTGTTCGGCGATCCGGCGGCGCGGCGCTCGTTGGGCGCAGCCGGCCCACGAGAGCGTCGCCAGCCACGACAGACACCGTACGCTGACGGCATTCGAGGCCCTCTGCCTCCACGCCGCTGGTGCCCTGCGGCCATGACGGCCTTCCTCCTCCCCCTTCCTCTCTCGGCGATGGAAAGCGAGCACGATGAGTACGCAGCGCGTTCTGGTCGTCGATGA
- a CDS encoding response regulator transcription factor yields MSTQRVLVVDDEPKIRMTVRGYLEADGFDVVEAADGRSALQAVTRDRPDLVVLDVMLPGLDGFQVLRRIREASQIPVIMLTARDEEVDRLIGFTTGSDDYVTKPFSPRELALRVRAILRRTDRRSEADHEDGVLRFDGLTVDQATRTVLVDADRTVELSALDFDLLFALARVPGRVFTRRGLLAQVWGDDFFGDERVVDVHIRTLRRALGDDAGAPRFVGTVRTIGYRFIGRPA; encoded by the coding sequence ATGAGTACGCAGCGCGTTCTGGTCGTCGATGACGAGCCCAAGATCCGTATGACCGTGCGCGGCTACCTGGAGGCGGACGGGTTCGACGTCGTCGAAGCCGCGGACGGACGGTCCGCTCTGCAGGCGGTCACCCGCGACCGGCCGGACCTCGTCGTGCTCGACGTGATGCTTCCGGGCCTGGACGGATTCCAGGTCCTGCGCCGCATCCGGGAGGCGAGCCAGATTCCGGTGATCATGCTTACCGCCCGGGACGAGGAGGTCGACCGGCTGATCGGCTTCACCACCGGCAGTGACGACTACGTCACCAAGCCGTTCAGCCCCCGCGAACTGGCACTACGGGTGCGCGCCATCCTGCGGCGCACCGACAGACGGTCCGAGGCGGACCACGAGGACGGCGTGCTGCGCTTCGACGGGCTGACTGTCGATCAGGCGACGCGAACCGTCCTGGTCGATGCCGACCGAACGGTGGAGCTGTCCGCCCTCGACTTCGATCTGTTGTTCGCGTTGGCCCGTGTCCCCGGGCGGGTCTTCACCCGGCGCGGCCTGCTGGCCCAAGTATGGGGCGATGACTTCTTCGGCGACGAGCGCGTCGTGGACGTGCACATCCGCACTCTGCGGCGCGCGCTGGGCGACGACGCGGGCGCACCCCGGTTCGTGGGAACCGTCCGCACCATCGGCTACCGATTCATCGGGCGCCCCGCCTAG
- a CDS encoding cell wall metabolism sensor histidine kinase WalK has protein sequence MPAPRFPAFYRPRARLRRIKERLSFRNRLVLSHVMVLLLALAAMAAISALIEVWLGFDDVEGDVVLQVGLLFGGAAAFPASVALSRFLLRPLDRVRAATRRLAEGHYDDILELPSEPGLAALVQDVNTLAAALADTERRRARLISEVAHEMRTPITILRGQIEGIADGIFTPDEAMFASLADDLDRLQRLAGDLSSLSRSEEGAFDLRRRPTDIAMLARSTAERLRPQYEDQMVALVVDAGTPVAALCDPDRITQVLVNLLGNALAACDRQGHVSLSVHAEPSPAHHVIVRVMDDGIGIAEHDRERIFHRFERLEHPGRPAAAGGSGIGLTIARGIARAHGGDITAESAGPGKGATIALHLPQDHVHEGGLPPVSP, from the coding sequence ATGCCTGCCCCGCGCTTTCCGGCCTTCTACCGGCCTCGTGCGCGGCTGCGCCGAATCAAGGAGCGTCTGTCGTTCCGCAACCGGCTGGTGCTCTCGCACGTCATGGTGCTGCTCCTGGCACTGGCAGCCATGGCGGCGATCAGCGCGCTGATCGAGGTGTGGCTCGGTTTCGACGACGTCGAAGGCGATGTGGTCCTGCAAGTCGGCCTTTTGTTCGGAGGGGCCGCGGCATTCCCGGCGTCCGTCGCCCTGTCCCGGTTTCTGCTGCGTCCGCTCGACAGGGTGCGCGCCGCCACGCGCCGGCTCGCCGAGGGACACTACGACGACATCCTCGAACTTCCCAGTGAGCCGGGCCTGGCAGCGCTGGTCCAAGACGTCAACACGCTGGCGGCTGCCCTCGCCGACACCGAACGCCGCCGCGCCCGGCTGATCTCCGAGGTCGCCCACGAGATGCGCACCCCCATCACCATCCTTCGCGGCCAGATAGAGGGCATCGCCGACGGCATCTTCACGCCCGATGAGGCGATGTTCGCCTCCCTTGCCGACGACCTCGACCGGCTGCAGCGCCTGGCCGGCGACCTCTCCAGCCTGTCCCGGTCGGAGGAAGGCGCCTTCGATCTTCGCCGCAGGCCCACCGACATAGCCATGCTCGCTCGGAGCACAGCCGAGCGACTGCGCCCCCAATACGAGGACCAGATGGTGGCCCTGGTCGTTGACGCAGGCACACCCGTCGCCGCTCTCTGCGACCCGGACCGGATCACCCAGGTCCTGGTGAACCTGCTCGGCAACGCACTGGCCGCGTGCGACCGGCAGGGACATGTGTCGTTGTCCGTGCACGCTGAACCGTCTCCCGCGCACCACGTGATCGTCCGCGTCATGGACGACGGCATCGGCATCGCCGAACACGACCGGGAGCGCATCTTCCACCGCTTCGAACGCCTTGAGCATCCCGGGCGACCCGCTGCCGCCGGCGGCAGCGGCATCGGCCTGACCATCGCCCGGGGCATCGCCCGAGCCCACGGCGGAGACATCACCGCGGAATCGGCCGGCCCGGGCAAGGGAGCGACGATTGCCTTGCACTTACCACAGGATCACGTTCACGAGGGCGGCCTGCCTCCGGTCTCCCCCTGA
- a CDS encoding MarR family winged helix-turn-helix transcriptional regulator — MGYLAWQVVHAMGTRLERALRSLNLTAAQHNALQHVAWTPGISAAEIARRTGITPQSMGAAVNALVDRGLLARRDHPLSRRTVQLTITDSGAKLAERARGVVERLDEDALAVLAPAERAVVHTLLLRMLAELNPDALPTTDLRGTS, encoded by the coding sequence GTGGGCTACCTGGCGTGGCAGGTGGTGCACGCGATGGGGACGCGTCTCGAGAGAGCGTTGCGCTCGCTCAACCTCACGGCCGCCCAGCACAACGCTCTGCAGCACGTCGCCTGGACCCCGGGCATCTCCGCTGCGGAGATCGCGCGTCGGACCGGCATCACTCCCCAGTCCATGGGCGCCGCTGTCAATGCGCTGGTCGACCGCGGCCTTCTGGCTCGCCGCGACCACCCTTTGAGCCGCAGGACCGTACAGCTGACCATCACCGACAGCGGCGCGAAGCTCGCTGAGCGGGCGCGGGGTGTGGTGGAACGTCTCGACGAGGACGCGCTTGCGGTCCTCGCCCCCGCCGAGCGGGCAGTCGTACACACCCTGCTGCTCCGCATGCTTGCCGAGCTCAATCCCGATGCTTTGCCGACGACGGACCTGCGTGGCACGAGCTGA
- a CDS encoding ABC transporter permease, which translates to MSTPPTTSAEPRHAHHHHAMDAAPAPQGATGVKGVLLPVAIVLAIGSIFVSVFLAAFHAPRPHDLPVAVVGTTQRLEQITGGLELGLPGGFEVKRYPDATAARHALQDRKVYAAYVTGPRKSADLLYAGANGPSVTSTVTGAFSGVAKASGDRLTVQDVVPASAGDTRGMSVFYAGFGVVLAGFLFGMMTYQMAPRLEYRWRLASLASFSVLAGVLVAAMAGSLGFSALPGPFLGIAGVIALMAAAVGSATMMFMRLFGRAGMSLAAVVLLTFGNSTSGGTLPTAYLPGWLHPLSEILPVGVGVRAVQGLSHFNNDGLTAGVVVLVAWILVAAVVLFWLDARGPRRATDD; encoded by the coding sequence ATGTCCACGCCACCGACCACTTCCGCCGAGCCGCGCCATGCGCACCATCACCACGCGATGGACGCCGCTCCAGCGCCGCAGGGCGCCACCGGGGTGAAAGGGGTTCTGCTCCCCGTCGCGATCGTGCTGGCCATCGGCTCGATCTTCGTCAGCGTGTTCCTGGCCGCATTTCACGCCCCGCGGCCTCACGACCTACCGGTCGCCGTAGTCGGGACGACCCAACGGCTCGAACAGATCACCGGCGGGCTGGAACTCGGGCTCCCCGGCGGATTCGAGGTGAAGCGTTACCCCGACGCGACTGCGGCCCGCCACGCGCTGCAGGACCGAAAGGTGTATGCCGCCTATGTCACCGGCCCCAGGAAGTCCGCCGATCTGCTGTATGCCGGAGCCAACGGCCCTTCGGTGACCTCGACGGTCACCGGTGCCTTCTCCGGTGTCGCCAAGGCGAGCGGAGACCGGCTGACCGTGCAGGACGTGGTGCCGGCCTCGGCGGGCGACACCCGCGGTATGTCTGTGTTCTACGCGGGGTTCGGCGTCGTGCTGGCTGGATTCCTGTTCGGCATGATGACCTACCAGATGGCTCCGCGACTGGAGTACCGGTGGAGGTTGGCCAGCCTGGCCTCCTTCAGCGTCCTCGCCGGCGTCCTCGTGGCGGCGATGGCCGGCAGCCTGGGCTTCTCGGCGCTGCCGGGCCCCTTCCTGGGCATCGCGGGGGTCATCGCACTGATGGCCGCGGCCGTCGGCAGCGCGACCATGATGTTCATGCGTCTCTTCGGCCGCGCCGGGATGTCGCTGGCCGCCGTGGTCCTGCTGACCTTCGGCAACAGCACGAGTGGTGGCACGCTGCCCACCGCCTACCTGCCTGGCTGGCTGCATCCGCTCTCGGAGATCCTCCCGGTGGGAGTCGGCGTACGAGCCGTCCAAGGCTTGTCCCACTTCAACAACGACGGTCTCACCGCGGGAGTCGTCGTCCTGGTGGCGTGGATCCTCGTCGCCGCCGTGGTGCTTTTCTGGCTTGATGCCCGCGGACCACGGCGCGCGACCGACGACTGA
- a CDS encoding MarR family winged helix-turn-helix transcriptional regulator: MTDAAFPTTGYLAWQFSQIIAGRLERALRAEDLTLAQHNALQQVLWTPGVSAAEIARRSGITAQSMGAAVSQLVERGLLRREPHPTSRRSMRLFATAEGHAAAARAASIARRIERETTSPLSPDDKDAIHRLLHRLVEELNPDALAIDTRSLN, from the coding sequence GTGACCGACGCCGCGTTCCCCACCACCGGATACCTAGCCTGGCAGTTCTCCCAGATCATCGCGGGACGACTGGAGCGGGCGCTGCGCGCGGAGGATCTCACGTTGGCTCAGCACAACGCTCTGCAACAGGTCCTCTGGACGCCGGGGGTGTCCGCCGCGGAGATCGCGCGCCGCTCCGGCATCACGGCCCAGTCCATGGGAGCCGCAGTGAGCCAGCTCGTCGAGCGAGGACTGCTGCGACGTGAGCCGCATCCGACCAGCCGCCGCAGCATGCGCCTGTTCGCGACCGCCGAGGGACACGCGGCGGCCGCTCGTGCCGCGTCGATCGCGCGTCGGATCGAACGGGAGACGACGTCGCCACTCTCCCCGGACGACAAGGACGCCATTCACCGTCTGCTCCACCGTTTGGTCGAGGAACTGAACCCCGACGCCCTCGCCATCGACACTCGATCGCTGAACTAG
- a CDS encoding TetR/AcrR family transcriptional regulator, giving the protein MSRTESRPPSYGSARGRPRSKAVEQAVLEAVLMLLEDGVPLTDLSIDRIARTAGVGKAAIYRRWSDKEDLFVDVIRVAEPPERELPGTSMRDDLVVLLESLRQRSLAGRSSAILHTAHTQMRSSPKIWAAYHSGVIAPRRDLGLEILRQGQLNGDLRMGIDLELAIDMFVGPLLIRTFVRHDPDLPDGLPEEIVDTVLHGLRPVSFPHS; this is encoded by the coding sequence ATGAGCCGTACCGAGAGCCGTCCGCCGTCGTACGGTTCCGCCCGTGGTCGTCCTCGCAGCAAGGCCGTGGAACAGGCCGTCCTGGAAGCGGTGCTGATGCTTCTCGAGGACGGCGTCCCGTTGACCGATCTCTCCATCGACCGCATCGCCCGCACCGCCGGCGTCGGCAAGGCGGCTATCTACCGCCGCTGGAGCGACAAGGAGGACCTCTTCGTCGACGTCATCCGCGTTGCCGAGCCCCCTGAGCGGGAACTCCCCGGTACGTCGATGCGGGACGACCTGGTCGTTCTCCTGGAATCACTGCGGCAACGCAGCCTGGCCGGCCGCTCGTCGGCGATCCTGCACACCGCACACACCCAGATGAGAAGCAGCCCGAAGATATGGGCCGCCTACCACTCCGGTGTGATCGCTCCCCGGCGCGATCTCGGACTGGAGATCCTCCGGCAAGGCCAACTGAACGGGGACCTCCGCATGGGCATCGACCTGGAACTGGCCATCGACATGTTCGTCGGCCCGCTGCTCATCCGCACGTTCGTACGCCACGACCCCGACCTCCCGGATGGACTGCCCGAAGAGATCGTCGACACCGTCCTCCATGGCCTACGGCCTGTCAGCTTCCCACACAGTTGA
- a CDS encoding SDR family oxidoreductase, producing MSESQAVRSQEPPLIAVIGAAGLCGTYVLKAALRAPFRVRAVVHGPAGRERVAALGVDDIVEADLVKPDSIRQALENADSVFMIPPAFHPEEDVLAMRALEAAEHAGARRFVYLSVLHPHTPGLRHHLRKANAEAAVRASRLNWTILQPSMFAQIVLSTWGRAPAGPVGVPFNVDNVFSFIDLRDLGEAGVKVLAEKVHDSATYELAGPALTLAEAVRFAGRARGVDLEARTVDWADAPLPPGVADSASRASDMRAMWQDYDRHGLRGNSNVLRMLLGRVPASFMEAATAFAARD from the coding sequence GTGTCCGAATCACAAGCCGTACGCAGTCAGGAGCCGCCCCTGATCGCCGTGATCGGGGCGGCCGGGCTCTGCGGTACGTACGTGCTGAAGGCCGCGCTGCGAGCTCCATTCAGGGTCCGGGCCGTGGTGCACGGCCCGGCAGGGCGGGAACGAGTGGCTGCCCTGGGCGTGGACGACATCGTCGAGGCCGACCTGGTGAAGCCGGACAGCATCCGTCAAGCGCTGGAGAACGCGGACTCCGTGTTCATGATCCCGCCGGCGTTCCATCCGGAGGAAGACGTGCTCGCGATGAGGGCGCTCGAGGCGGCTGAGCACGCGGGCGCCCGCCGGTTCGTGTACCTGTCTGTTCTCCACCCCCACACCCCAGGGCTGCGCCACCACCTGCGCAAAGCGAACGCCGAGGCCGCCGTGCGGGCCTCGCGGCTGAACTGGACGATCCTCCAGCCCTCGATGTTCGCGCAGATCGTCCTGTCGACGTGGGGGAGGGCTCCGGCCGGCCCCGTCGGGGTGCCGTTCAACGTCGACAACGTGTTCTCGTTCATCGACTTGCGCGACCTCGGGGAAGCCGGCGTCAAGGTGCTTGCCGAGAAAGTCCACGACTCGGCGACCTACGAACTCGCGGGACCCGCCCTGACGTTGGCCGAGGCGGTGCGCTTCGCCGGGCGCGCGCGAGGAGTGGATCTGGAGGCGAGGACGGTGGACTGGGCGGACGCACCGCTCCCGCCGGGAGTGGCCGACTCCGCCTCCCGGGCCTCGGACATGCGCGCCATGTGGCAGGACTATGACCGGCACGGCCTGCGCGGCAACAGCAACGTCCTGCGGATGCTGCTCGGCCGTGTACCCGCGTCCTTCATGGAAGCGGCCACCGCGTTCGCCGCGAGAGACTGA